In Triticum urartu cultivar G1812 unplaced genomic scaffold, Tu2.1 TuUngrouped_contig_6856, whole genome shotgun sequence, a single genomic region encodes these proteins:
- the LOC125531169 gene encoding uncharacterized protein LOC125531169, producing the protein MAFHQRTTSLPSRPHVSETEVEQELHSLEASISSSNSISRMCDGLRSLANIYDALEDIICLPSNQVCSSQQRNILDGEMEGSLVLLDLCGAMQEIFVEMKAIIQELQVALRKGDVAAAQAKIQSYTHLAKKARNHFKKATKKAPADCRMVMLLAKAREVSASLLECTLHLLSKQIEMPKQSLVYKAFHKKKAVFCKEEQFLMPMWILFPWPKHASSDC; encoded by the coding sequence ATGGCTTTCCACCAAAGAACGACAAGTTTGCCTTCTAGGCCTCACGTCAGTGAGACCGAAGTCGAGCAAGAACTCCACAGCCTAGAAGCAAGCATCTCTTCCTCCAATTCCATCAGCAGGATGTGCGATGGTCTCAGGAGTCTTGCAAACATCTACGATGCTCTTGAAGACATTATTTGCCTACCAAGCAACCAAGTTTGTTCCTCTCAGCAGAGGAACATATTGGATGGAGAAATGGAAGGTTCTCTCGTGCTCCTAGATCTCTGCGGTGCCATGCAAGAGATCTTCGTCGAGATGAAGGCCATCATCCAAGAGCTGCAAGTGGCTCTAAGGAAAGGGGATGTTGCAGCTGCTCAAGCCAAGATCCAGTCTTACACCCACTTGGCGAAGAAGGCCAGGAACCATTtcaagaaggccacgaagaaggctCCTGCAGATTGCAGGATGGTCATGCTATTGGCCAAGGCCAGGGAGGTCTCTGCCTCTCTCCTGGAGTGCACACTCCATCTGTTGTCGAAGCAAATCGAAATGCCCAAACAATCTCTTGTTTACAAGGCATTTCACAAAAAGAAGGCGGTCTTTTGCAAGGAGGAGCAGTTTTTGATGCCCATG